From a single Silene latifolia isolate original U9 population chromosome 6, ASM4854445v1, whole genome shotgun sequence genomic region:
- the LOC141658951 gene encoding oligopeptide transporter 1-like: MVSLEDDNNMAQSREKTHSDLSIAGEEEINDSPIEEVRLTVPITDDPTLPALTFRTWVLGLSSCIILSFVNKYFGFRENPIFVSSLVAQIAVLPAGRLMAATLPTKTFTLPFTNLHFSLNPGPFNLKEHVLITVFASSGGGVYASHIIVIVKALYKRSINMFAAMFLAQTTQLLGYGWAGLFRKYLVDSPYMWWPANLVQVSLFRTLHEKDKRQRGSITKQQFFLITVLTSFAYYVIPGYLFPSIGCLSILCWVFKKSRTMQQIGSGIHGLGVGALSFDWNVVVSFLNSPLPTPASAILNVMVGFFLIVYVVTPLSYYSNIYEAKKFPFISSKTFDQSGQAYNITRILDAKTFTFDDKAYSNYSKLYLSVFFAFSYGLSFASLTATISHVALFHGKSILHLWGKARAKLNDGYSDVHLRIMKKNYEQVPQWWYYVLLLITFGLALLACEGFNGQLQLPWWGLIMACVIAASFTLPIGIIMATTNQEIGLNVITELIIGYLYPGRPLANVSFKTYGYISMSQALFLIRDLKLGHYMKIAPKAMFIAQLVGTIVSSQVNFATSWWLLTTIENVCNPESLPKGSPWTCPGDNVFFNASIIWGVLGPARMFTKQGIYPGLNWFFLIGLLAPFPVWFLTRKYPEKKWIKLINMPIILSSTSMMPPARSINYLTWCMVGLFFNYYVYSRYKGWWARYNYILSAGLDAGVAFMGVLLYILQGNNIFGPNWWGMGDDYCPLAKCPADPTVIVKGCPTIS, encoded by the exons ATGGTGAGCTTAGAAGACGATAATAATATGGCTCAATCTCGAGAAAAAACACACTCTGATTTAAGTATTGCTG GAGAAGAGGAAATAAATGACAGTCCAATAGAAGAAGTAAGGTTAACAGTGCCAATAACAGATGACCCAACACTTCCAGCACTAACATTTCGGACATGGGTGCTTGGTCTTTCATCATGTATCATCCTCTCTTTCGTTAACAAATACTTTGGATTTCGCGAAAACCCCATCTTTGTTTCTTCCTTAGTAGCTCAAATTGCTGTTTTACCTGCTGGTAGACTAATGGCAGCAACACTACCTACCAAAACCTTTACCCTTCCCTTTACTAACCTTCATTTTTCCCTAAATCCTGGGCCTTTTAACTTGAAAGAACACGTGTTGATCACTGTTTTTGCAAGTTCTGGTGGCGGTGTTTATGCTAGTCATATTATTGTCATTGTTAAAGCTTTGTACAAGAGGAGTATCAATATGTTTGCTGCCATGTTCCTTGCTCAAACTACTCAA CTGCTTGGCTATGGATGGGCTGGTCTGTTTAGAAAGTACCTTGTCGACTCCCCGTATATGTGGTGGCCCGCAAATCTTGTTCAAGTCTCTCTTTTCAGGACGCTCCACGAAAAGGATAAGAGACAAAGAGGAAGCATAACGAAACAACAATTCTTTCTGATAACAGTTTTAACAAGTTTTGCATATTATGTTATCCCTGGCTATCTTTTCCCTTCAATTGGCTGTCTCTCAATACTTTGCTGGGTATTCAAAAAGTCTCGGACGATGCAACAAATTGGGTCAGGGATTCATGGGCTTGGCGTTGGCGCATTGTCCTTTGACTGGAATGTGGTCGTTAGCTTTCTTAACAGCCCTCTACCGACTCCTGCTTCTGCTATTTTGAATGTTATGGTCGGGTTTTTCCTAATTGTGTATGTGGTCACTCCACTGTCGTATTATTCCAACATTTATGAGGCTAAGAAGTTTCCGTTTATCTCCTCCAAGACATTCGATCAGTCTGGCCAAGCCTACAATATTACACGTATTTTGGATGCCAAGACGTTCACCTTTGATGATAAGGCCTACAGTAACTATAGCAAGCTCTATTTGAGTGTCTTTTTCGCTTTCTCTTATGGCTTGAGCTTTGCATCTTTAACTGCTACCATCTCCCATGTCGCTCTCTTCCATGGAAA GTCAATATTGCATTTATGGGGGAAAGCAAGGGCTAAGCTAAATGATGGATATTCGGATGTGCATTTGCGAATAATGAAAAAGAATTACGAGCAAGTTCCTCAGTGGTGGTATTATGTTCTCTTGCTTATCACATTCGGTCTCGCATTGCTAGCTTGTGAGGGCTTTAATGGGCAACTTCAACTTCCATGGTGGGGGTTGATAATGGCTTGTGTTATTGCAGCCTCTTTTACATTACCTATCGGCATCATCATGGCCACTACAAATCAG GAAATAGGGCTAAATGTTATAACTGAGCTGATTATCGGATATCTATATCCGGGAAGGCCTCTGGCTAATGTGTCTTTCAAAACCTATGGTTATATCAGCATGAGTCAAGCTCTCTTTCTTATTCGAGATTTGAAGCTCGGACATTACATGAAAATCGCTCCTAAAGCCATGTTCATTGCACAG CTGGTGGGCACGATAGTGTCGTCTCAAGTGAATTTTGCGACATCCTGGTGGCTTCTAACGACAATTGAGAATGTGTGCAATCCGGAGAGTCTACCCAAGGGTAGCCCTTGGACGTGTCCCGGTGACAATGTGTTCTTCAATGCTTCAATTATATGGGGAGTTCTTGGTCCAGCCAGAATGTTCACAAAACAAGGTATCTATCCAGGTCTAAACTGGTTCTTCTTAATCGGCTTACTAGCTCCGTTCCCGGTCTGGTTCTTGACCCGTAAGTACCCTGAAAAGAAATGGATCAAGCTTATAAACATGCCTATTATTCTCTCGTCCACGTCAATGATGCCCCCGGCTAGGTCCATAAATTACCTAACATGGTGCATGGTCGGCCTCTTTTTCAACTACTATGTCTACTCGCGGTACAAAGGGTGGTGGGCCCGGTACAACTACATCTTGTCGGCTGGTCTAGACGCCGGAGTTGCCTTCATGGGGGTGTTGCTCTATATTCTACAAGGGAATAACATCTTTGGGCCTAATTGGTGGGGAATGGGAGATGATTACTGTCCTTTGGCTAAGTGCCCTGCCGATCCTACTGTTATAGTTAAAGGCTGCCCTACCATTTCTTAG